One segment of Nostoc piscinale CENA21 DNA contains the following:
- a CDS encoding DUF192 domain-containing protein, translating to MEVTRQTAQTNIQTKQSQNSEKSLFYKFIKFIKFVGPIAGFTAALSPLPLYFWTRQPQYLPIGATFTSNNQTVQLELADDRKEYAHGLKFRNSIPENHGMLFVLNKPEKVKLWMKDTYIPLDMIFLQDGVIKSIVEAAPPCKTKTCPKYDSIYPVNQVIELPANSTKTLNLKVGKKLQLDFNTNKTQN from the coding sequence ATGGAAGTTACAAGACAAACTGCTCAAACCAACATTCAAACTAAACAATCACAAAATTCAGAAAAAAGCCTATTTTACAAATTCATCAAATTTATCAAATTTGTTGGGCCAATTGCTGGTTTTACTGCTGCCCTCTCACCCCTACCGCTATACTTTTGGACTCGCCAGCCCCAGTATTTACCTATTGGTGCAACCTTTACCAGTAACAATCAAACAGTTCAACTCGAATTAGCAGACGATAGAAAAGAATATGCCCACGGTCTAAAATTTCGTAATTCGATTCCTGAAAATCACGGAATGTTATTTGTCCTCAACAAACCTGAAAAAGTTAAACTTTGGATGAAGGATACGTATATTCCTTTAGATATGATATTCCTCCAAGATGGAGTTATCAAATCAATCGTAGAAGCAGCTCCCCCTTGCAAAACCAAAACCTGTCCTAAGTACGATTCAATCTATCCTGTTAATCAGGTTATTGAATTACCTGCTAACAGTACCAAAACCCTCAATCTCAAAGTAGGCAAGAAACTTCAACTCGATTTCAATACAAATAAAACGCAGAATTAG
- a CDS encoding TrbI/VirB10 family protein has product MLQLENEAPNKHITSVNSLLPIDSTEEDEVENSQFEVVEEDETEVEDPALIQTKHDFVTSPWSRLGIIGGAFGAGFIVIFVVLNGMMNGGSKNAKKPELTTTPTPTVSASEKKEGDVYAKLALAKQQEELDALNGKANTGDKEEKKEATEEQQAKNQEKTRSIRQQRVVAQQTRPTSRRRVYREETPEPVRPTRRVVASQPIPPLRPSAPLPKFAKQTIASNQSVAKDPIAELERLRNLGSVGRVEYMLASTTVSEPTNTTVLEVTAKTEETLRPAEQNSDRSRRRRSRRSENTETVTNTPNQVEELRPRWQPVTTNNSTPEYSNTDDKDNNQAVPVIYSFSVKEPQTSSELDKEKTVESSFSSNKENNSTQQIEQVANNYLPEEAQILQETQPQYLVVGSFASATLVTPLVMPQTSNNARSQEQTNTLRFVARLDEPLYSNTGEIAIPAGTQVTIAMISVDSTSGVRAEVAAILKDGTEYPLSPGTISVLGEAGSPLIARPYDDKGSEIAKYDATLGTIAGLAKVGEIINQPDEEVTEDLPLGGTRTRSRNNNQNLGAAFLEGAFGKLGETISKRTERATDEINRRPNVWYVPKDTKITIKVDRSIKL; this is encoded by the coding sequence ATGTTACAGCTAGAGAATGAGGCCCCCAATAAACATATAACTTCCGTCAATAGTCTTTTACCAATCGATAGTACAGAAGAAGATGAAGTTGAAAATTCACAATTTGAGGTGGTTGAAGAAGATGAAACTGAAGTAGAAGACCCTGCGTTAATCCAAACTAAACACGACTTTGTTACATCTCCCTGGTCAAGGTTAGGAATTATTGGTGGTGCATTTGGTGCTGGGTTTATAGTTATATTTGTTGTCCTCAACGGCATGATGAATGGGGGTAGTAAAAATGCCAAAAAACCAGAATTAACTACTACTCCAACTCCCACGGTTAGCGCATCTGAGAAAAAAGAAGGCGATGTTTATGCCAAGCTTGCCCTCGCCAAGCAACAGGAAGAACTTGATGCCCTAAATGGTAAAGCTAACACGGGAGACAAAGAGGAGAAAAAAGAAGCTACTGAAGAACAACAAGCCAAAAACCAAGAGAAAACCCGTTCTATTCGACAACAAAGGGTAGTTGCTCAACAAACTCGCCCTACTTCCAGAAGACGTGTATACCGAGAAGAAACACCCGAACCTGTTAGACCAACACGTAGAGTAGTGGCTTCACAGCCAATACCACCCCTGCGTCCTAGTGCTCCTCTGCCAAAATTTGCCAAACAAACAATTGCTAGCAACCAGAGTGTCGCCAAAGACCCAATAGCTGAACTCGAACGCCTGCGTAACCTGGGTTCAGTTGGTCGAGTTGAGTATATGCTAGCCAGTACCACTGTCAGTGAACCTACAAACACAACAGTACTAGAAGTTACAGCTAAAACTGAAGAAACATTACGCCCAGCAGAACAAAATAGCGATCGCTCCCGTCGTCGCCGTAGCCGACGCAGCGAGAATACCGAAACAGTTACCAATACCCCTAATCAAGTTGAAGAACTGCGCCCGCGTTGGCAACCTGTAACCACAAACAACAGTACTCCTGAGTATAGCAATACTGATGACAAAGATAACAATCAAGCCGTGCCAGTTATTTATAGCTTCTCGGTAAAAGAACCACAAACCAGTTCAGAACTTGACAAAGAAAAGACCGTAGAATCCAGTTTTTCTAGTAATAAAGAAAACAACTCCACTCAGCAAATCGAACAAGTTGCAAATAACTACCTGCCAGAAGAAGCGCAGATACTCCAAGAAACACAACCGCAGTATCTAGTTGTCGGTTCGTTTGCAAGTGCAACCCTGGTAACTCCGCTCGTTATGCCCCAAACCAGTAATAACGCTCGTTCCCAAGAACAGACAAATACATTACGGTTTGTCGCCCGGTTGGACGAGCCGCTTTATAGCAATACTGGCGAAATAGCCATTCCCGCAGGAACACAGGTAACTATCGCTATGATTTCGGTTGATAGCACATCAGGTGTGCGTGCCGAAGTCGCGGCCATCCTCAAAGACGGCACAGAATATCCTCTATCACCTGGAACGATATCAGTTTTGGGAGAGGCGGGTTCACCCCTAATCGCCAGACCTTACGACGACAAGGGATCTGAAATTGCCAAATATGATGCCACATTAGGGACAATAGCTGGTCTTGCCAAGGTAGGGGAAATTATTAACCAGCCGGATGAAGAAGTCACAGAAGATTTGCCTTTAGGTGGGACAAGAACCCGCAGCCGCAATAACAACCAGAACCTGGGAGCTGCTTTCCTTGAAGGTGCTTTTGGCAAACTTGGCGAAACAATCAGCAAGCGGACAGAACGTGCTACTGACGAAATCAACCGCCGTCCCAATGTTTGGTATGTGCCTAAAGACACCAAAATCACAATCAAAGTCGATAGGTCAATCAAGCTGTGA
- a CDS encoding type IV secretory system conjugative DNA transfer family protein: protein MNNYLFATAKAKTIREVKANNKNSNTDFSKYTDKFMSPQGLALAGGIGLLLLLQLFSNGKKGKLATSYWGGAKETAQAKKKALKQIVAPKCDSASLYIGVHKYNGQKLPKGSGGVPVYVPDVQRGTAVIGAPGSGKSFSAINPMIYSAIDQGFGIILYDFKYASQAKIASYAKSKGYDVHIFAPGFPESEVCNPIDFLRDSSDAETARQLATVINKNFRLLGNASEDAFFGPAGDQLTQAILMLTKEFGDRADIMTAAAILSSEKMVERLMAAELNPWIRIAFGQLFSSAGSEKTVAGIAGSASLMFTRFMARGTLGCFVGKTTLPLEVKRKQMIIFGLDRERRDAVSPLMTSILHMVVSRSIAKKRKEDGPLVVCLDELPSIFLPDLFRWLNESRSEGFCGILGWQNMGQLEKIYGKEISKAILGACGTKFVFNPGEEESARLFSAYLGEEEIKYKQKSRSTGGGKASTSISEQERTRKLFEPAQFLKLPPGKCLFINPAYSNKNEGSVPLLKNIKIPKYIIGLEQENETNWDKLIKELARKSTQKKPTQEDLDLRVKEVDRKFPIPQAPVQAGNAPLPVDAYKSFF, encoded by the coding sequence ATGAATAATTATCTGTTTGCAACCGCGAAAGCTAAGACAATCAGAGAAGTAAAAGCAAACAATAAAAATAGCAATACTGACTTTAGTAAGTATACAGATAAGTTCATGTCACCTCAAGGTTTGGCACTTGCCGGGGGAATTGGCTTATTATTGCTTTTACAGCTTTTTAGTAATGGTAAAAAAGGCAAGCTTGCTACTAGCTACTGGGGTGGAGCCAAGGAAACCGCCCAAGCTAAGAAAAAAGCCCTCAAGCAAATCGTCGCTCCTAAATGTGATAGCGCCAGTTTATATATTGGAGTACACAAATACAATGGTCAAAAATTACCCAAGGGGAGTGGGGGAGTTCCAGTTTATGTACCCGATGTCCAACGGGGAACTGCTGTAATTGGCGCACCTGGTAGTGGTAAATCATTCTCGGCTATCAACCCGATGATTTACTCAGCAATTGACCAAGGTTTTGGTATAATATTATACGATTTTAAGTATGCCAGTCAAGCCAAAATCGCCAGTTATGCCAAATCTAAGGGGTATGACGTACATATCTTTGCACCGGGATTTCCCGAATCAGAGGTATGTAACCCAATCGATTTTTTACGCGACAGTAGCGATGCTGAAACCGCACGGCAGTTAGCTACGGTAATTAACAAAAACTTCCGCCTGTTAGGTAATGCGTCTGAGGATGCTTTCTTTGGCCCCGCCGGCGACCAGTTGACGCAGGCTATTTTAATGCTAACTAAAGAGTTCGGCGATCGCGCTGATATTATGACGGCTGCGGCAATACTTTCTAGCGAGAAGATGGTCGAACGCTTGATGGCAGCCGAACTAAACCCTTGGATTAGGATAGCTTTTGGTCAATTATTTAGCTCGGCTGGTTCAGAGAAAACTGTAGCGGGTATCGCTGGTAGTGCTTCATTGATGTTCACCCGGTTCATGGCAAGGGGTACATTGGGATGCTTTGTCGGTAAAACAACCTTGCCCCTGGAGGTAAAACGCAAACAGATGATTATCTTCGGGTTAGACCGCGAACGCCGCGATGCTGTCAGCCCCCTAATGACCAGTATTCTTCACATGGTAGTTTCCCGCAGTATTGCCAAAAAACGTAAGGAAGACGGCCCATTAGTAGTGTGTCTTGACGAGTTGCCAAGTATCTTCCTTCCAGATTTATTTAGATGGCTTAACGAATCTCGTTCCGAAGGATTCTGCGGTATCCTGGGTTGGCAAAATATGGGTCAGCTTGAAAAGATTTATGGTAAAGAAATCTCTAAAGCTATCCTTGGTGCGTGCGGTACAAAATTTGTTTTTAATCCTGGTGAAGAAGAATCAGCACGATTATTTTCTGCATATTTAGGTGAAGAGGAAATTAAATATAAACAAAAATCCCGCTCAACGGGAGGGGGTAAAGCCAGCACATCTATCAGCGAACAAGAACGGACTCGCAAGCTATTTGAGCCAGCCCAATTCCTCAAATTACCACCTGGTAAATGTCTATTTATCAACCCTGCTTATAGTAATAAAAATGAAGGTTCAGTACCACTATTAAAAAACATTAAAATTCCCAAATATATTATTGGACTAGAACAAGAAAATGAAACTAACTGGGATAAACTCATCAAAGAGCTTGCTAGGAAAAGTACCCAGAAAAAACCTACGCAGGAAGATTTAGATTTACGAGTCAAGGAAGTAGATCGGAAGTTTCCTATCCCACAAGCACCAGTACAAGCGGGCAATGCACCTTTGCCTGTTGATGCGTACAAGAGCTTTTTCTAA
- a CDS encoding DUF6884 domain-containing protein encodes MKIGFYPVLGKNDFLRSKGEKIPIWHLLEYQPAGWLYSLATRAEIVPDSLIIHDCGSFNYRDQDIPNLNGKYVDAHWSIHRYRERSKVGDIIVCPDHLLVGENIRERQEYNLQQAKTFIQLAKSYLPNRIPLAVIHGQSLSERLEVAKYLLGLGYRHLGIGGLVPQAREYSTNLYIVKTLTEVVRSRSNSAGVSHEPNVHLHVFGLCSPQYAKAFTQMGLSFDGSTFIREGLGGGMFVSHEEKLIRMPAYCTPKCNCHVCRVLNRHRIDPRLTNKGRTQTMGRIAHNLNLAIGTYRKFIPKEKIYLVAGCGKQLPYSAAAKDLYCSQHFQACRRYVEEKESRWYILSPLHQVLNPETIIKPYDKSPYSLSHQERILWAEQVAENLIQFASLEIEFVFLTGKLYRQEVTPILQAKGYETKVPMQHLAIGQQLAWIKKELEQEKQLVLNI; translated from the coding sequence ATGAAAATAGGTTTCTATCCAGTATTGGGTAAGAATGATTTTCTCAGAAGCAAGGGTGAAAAAATCCCGATTTGGCACTTGCTTGAATATCAGCCTGCGGGCTGGCTATACTCACTCGCTACAAGAGCAGAAATTGTTCCAGATAGTCTGATTATTCATGACTGCGGATCGTTTAACTACCGCGACCAAGATATTCCTAATCTCAACGGTAAATATGTTGATGCCCACTGGTCTATTCATAGATATCGAGAACGTTCAAAAGTTGGCGATATTATTGTTTGTCCTGACCATTTACTTGTAGGGGAAAATATTAGAGAACGGCAAGAATATAACCTTCAACAAGCAAAAACATTTATCCAACTTGCTAAAAGTTATCTTCCCAATAGAATCCCCTTAGCAGTCATCCACGGGCAGTCTCTTAGTGAACGCCTCGAAGTAGCTAAATATCTTCTGGGGCTGGGATACCGCCATCTCGGTATCGGTGGGCTTGTTCCCCAGGCGAGAGAGTATTCAACTAACTTATACATTGTCAAAACACTCACTGAGGTTGTGCGCTCTCGCAGCAACTCCGCAGGAGTATCGCACGAGCCAAATGTTCATCTACACGTTTTTGGACTATGTTCGCCCCAGTATGCCAAAGCTTTTACTCAGATGGGATTATCCTTTGATGGTTCAACTTTTATCCGAGAAGGACTAGGCGGTGGGATGTTTGTCAGTCATGAGGAAAAACTAATTCGGATGCCAGCTTACTGCACGCCAAAGTGCAACTGTCATGTTTGCAGGGTTCTCAACCGACATAGGATTGACCCTCGGCTGACAAACAAAGGACGGACGCAGACTATGGGAAGAATAGCCCACAACCTCAATCTGGCGATCGGCACTTACAGAAAATTCATTCCCAAGGAAAAAATCTACCTGGTTGCAGGATGTGGCAAGCAGCTTCCTTACTCTGCTGCCGCCAAAGACTTATATTGTTCGCAGCACTTTCAAGCTTGCCGTCGCTACGTAGAAGAAAAAGAATCAAGATGGTATATCCTGTCACCTTTACATCAAGTTCTTAACCCAGAAACAATCATCAAGCCCTACGATAAATCCCCCTATTCCTTATCTCATCAGGAACGTATACTATGGGCGGAACAAGTAGCAGAAAACCTCATACAATTTGCGTCTTTAGAAATAGAGTTTGTATTTTTGACGGGCAAGCTTTACAGACAGGAGGTAACACCCATTTTACAGGCGAAGGGATACGAGACAAAAGTACCCATGCAGCACCTAGCCATTGGACAACAACTTGCTTGGATAAAGAAGGAACTGGAGCAAGAAAAACAGCTTGTTTTAAATATTTAA
- a CDS encoding nuclear transport factor 2 family protein yields the protein MSDQRAPEIELLRAAYAAFNARDIDAALALMTPDVVWPRAFKGGFVRGPEEVRAYWTEQWSEIDPHVEPQTFYLEEGGRILVDVHQVVRDKAYAVLADEHVGHRFTLEHGLIQAMEVCLPPSSTPKL from the coding sequence ATGTCAGATCAAAGAGCACCAGAAATCGAGCTGCTCCGTGCGGCGTATGCAGCCTTCAACGCGCGAGACATTGACGCTGCCCTTGCTCTCATGACTCCGGACGTGGTTTGGCCGAGAGCGTTCAAAGGCGGTTTTGTCCGTGGGCCTGAAGAAGTTCGCGCTTACTGGACGGAGCAATGGAGCGAGATTGATCCGCACGTTGAGCCGCAAACCTTTTACTTGGAGGAGGGCGGGCGCATTTTGGTCGATGTACATCAGGTCGTGCGTGACAAGGCTTACGCAGTTCTTGCCGATGAGCACGTGGGCCATCGATTCACCCTTGAACACGGCTTGATTCAAGCTATGGAAGTCTGTCTACCTCCATCGTCCACCCCAAAGCTCTAA